One Vicinamibacteria bacterium DNA window includes the following coding sequences:
- a CDS encoding Xaa-Pro peptidase family protein, whose product MPLGLDRRSFLRTSAGVAAAAASVTLPDTASAQSSGEGPLPAPIRGLRSMMDGIQPITDAERLARLEKARKLMVDNGIDAVFIEPGSSLFYYTGVRWGTSERMFGFVLPCKGEPAYICPKFEEARARELTKFSNDIRTWEEDESPYARVAQIFRDRGVASGTIAMEERVRFFLYDGIRKEAPGATYVSADPVTAGCRIFKSPAEIALMQRASDITIAAYRASFETLHEGMTQFEFRDYVSAAFHALGVDGGATVQFGQYTAFPHGSITPQKLKEGDVVLVDGGCGVEGYRSDITRTTVFGKPTQRQTEVWNLEKKAQAAAFEAAKVGVPCEAVDAAARKVITDAGFGPDYKVPGLPHRTGHGIGLDGHEWVNLVRGNKMPLAPGMCFSNEPMIAIYGEFGIRLEDCMYITESGAKFFSQPSPAIDRPFA is encoded by the coding sequence ATGCCCCTCGGTCTCGACCGACGAAGTTTCTTGCGTACCTCGGCGGGTGTCGCGGCGGCGGCCGCGTCCGTCACACTCCCCGACACGGCATCCGCGCAGAGCAGCGGAGAAGGTCCGCTCCCGGCACCCATTCGCGGGTTGAGGTCGATGATGGATGGCATCCAACCCATCACCGATGCCGAGCGGCTCGCACGTCTCGAGAAGGCGCGAAAGCTGATGGTGGACAATGGCATCGATGCCGTGTTCATCGAGCCGGGCTCGAGCCTCTTCTACTACACCGGCGTCCGCTGGGGTACGAGCGAGAGGATGTTCGGCTTCGTTCTTCCCTGCAAGGGCGAGCCCGCCTATATCTGTCCAAAATTCGAGGAGGCCCGGGCGCGGGAGCTCACGAAGTTCTCGAACGACATCAGGACGTGGGAGGAGGATGAGAGCCCCTACGCGCGCGTTGCGCAGATCTTCCGGGATCGTGGGGTGGCGAGCGGCACCATCGCTATGGAGGAGCGCGTACGCTTCTTCCTCTATGACGGCATTCGGAAGGAGGCGCCCGGCGCCACCTACGTGAGCGCCGATCCGGTGACGGCCGGGTGTCGTATCTTCAAGTCCCCCGCGGAGATCGCTCTCATGCAGCGCGCCTCAGACATCACGATTGCCGCCTACCGGGCGAGCTTCGAAACGCTCCATGAAGGCATGACGCAGTTCGAGTTCAGGGACTACGTCAGCGCTGCTTTCCACGCGCTCGGTGTCGACGGCGGAGCCACGGTCCAGTTCGGCCAGTACACCGCCTTTCCTCACGGAAGCATCACCCCTCAGAAGCTGAAGGAAGGTGACGTCGTCCTCGTCGACGGTGGGTGCGGTGTCGAGGGCTATCGCTCCGACATCACGCGCACGACGGTCTTCGGCAAGCCGACCCAGCGCCAGACGGAGGTCTGGAACCTGGAGAAGAAGGCGCAGGCCGCCGCCTTCGAGGCCGCGAAGGTCGGCGTACCTTGCGAGGCCGTGGATGCCGCCGCGCGCAAGGTGATCACCGACGCCGGCTTTGGTCCCGATTACAAGGTCCCGGGGCTCCCGCATCGCACCGGCCATGGAATCGGCCTCGACGGTCACGAGTGGGTCAATCTCGTTCGCGGGAACAAGATGCCACTCGCTCCCGGCATGTGCTTCAGCAACGAGCCGATGATCGCGATCTACGGCGAGTTCGGAATCCGCCTCGAGGACTGCATGTACATCACGGAGAGCGGGGCGAAGTTCTTCAGCCAGCCGAGCCCCGCCATCGATCGGCCCTTCGCCTGA